In one Deltaproteobacteria bacterium genomic region, the following are encoded:
- a CDS encoding IS5/IS1182 family transposase: MKKNKKTTTDLRGFLSQWWGNIQRSLFPNLQEELGPLTSPLQKVIMTLEMLRVEEFVREQWYSRGRPSSSRKAIARAFVAKAVLNLATTRTLLDRLYIDVRLRRICGFLT, translated from the coding sequence AAAAAACAAAAAAACAACAACGGATCTCAGAGGCTTTCTATCACAATGGTGGGGTAATATTCAACGGTCACTTTTCCCTAATCTTCAAGAAGAGCTAGGACCATTAACTTCGCCATTACAAAAAGTAATAATGACGCTAGAAATGCTTCGTGTTGAAGAATTTGTCCGAGAGCAATGGTATAGCCGAGGTCGTCCATCAAGTTCACGCAAAGCGATAGCCAGAGCTTTTGTAGCCAAGGCCGTGTTAAATTTAGCTACTACACGAACTTTACTTGATCGCCTTTATATTGATGTACGCCTTCGGCGCATATGTGGGTTTTTAACAA